GGTGGAAAACCATCCCTTTAGTTCAGATACTGGAGTGAGGATGGAAAAGAGGAGCTAGGAACGAGATTTGGGATGCCAGATTATCACAGAGTTGAAATCCGGGGAGTGAGGTTGTGGGAAGGAATGAGGAAAAGACAaggcatttccatttttttacttTGGGCGCTTCtgtattttttggaaatttttacaGAAAGCACGTGGTGCTTCTGCAATtaagggggtgggggcagtgtggAGGCAGAAGCTACGTGACTTGGTACCAGCAAAATACAGGAAACGGGGAAAGCGAAATCGAAGCCAGAGGCACGCTGGAGGTGGGAAGCGTGATTAAAAGAGCCTAGACATGACAGCCCtgagaatataatatatattaatattaatggaAGTTTGACaaaaaggggagggaaggaatgtgaCACTAGGGTTTAGGAAGAATTCTTTTGAGGTAGAAAGGTTTACTGATCTTGCCTTTTTGTTCTGTATCTCCCAGTGCCTGCCACAGTGCTTGGTGATAACATTCATTTACTGGAGACTCACTATGGGCCAGACACTAAGCTCTTTATGTCATGGATTGAAGCAATGTCTTTAATTGTTCTCTCTTGAATATGACTTACACATGGCTGCCATATCAAACTTCCTCAAATGCTGACCATGCTTCTCCTCTACTGGAAAACCATCAGTGACAGACACTCCATTCCCCAGAGAATAATATCCAAACTCAGTTTGGCAACTAAGAGCCTTCTTGGTGTGACCCTCCCTCACCTGTCCCGCTTTGTCTCACACTGCTGCTTTTCTAGCACGAGTTCCTTGCCTGTGAGCATGCCTTCATTAATTCATCCaatgaacatttactgagcacctactacatagCAGGCACGGTTTTAGGTGCCAGGGAAAGAATGGCAAATAGGAGAAATGGCTCCCTCCCCCCCATGAAGtttaccaaaacaaataaataaacaagaaaagatCAGGAAGGTGTAAGGCCTTTgatgaaaataaaagaggataATGTGATAGAGAGTGGCTGTTGGGGAAGAGGACTAATTTAGATGGATAGTCAGGGAAAGCCTCTGTTAGGAGGTAAGTTTTATGCTGAAACCTGGTTGATAAATAGAAGCCTAAGCAAAGATCTGGACAAGGAacattctgggcagagggaacagttaATACCAAGGCTCTGAGGTGTGCATGACCTTGCTGTGATCAAGGAACAGAGAGAACGCAAGTGAGTGAGAGGGAAGGTGATATCAGAAGAGGCTGGAGGGTGTGTCAAACTGAGGGGGGCGCCTTGTAGGCCTGGATAAAGCCTCAGGCCTTTATCCGAAAAGCAATGGGAAGCTGCCAGTTTTAAGCATATGGGTGATATGATTAGATTTAGGATTTTAAATCTAATTCTGGCTTCTGTGAGAAGAAATCAGAGCAAAAATctgggaggggcttccctagtggtccagtggttaagtttCCACGCGTCCACtgcagttcgatccctggtcagggaagttctgcatgcaGCCAGGTGtggtcaaaaataaatacataaaaataaacatataaaatcaaatcaaatctgCAACGTCAGTTGGGAGGCCTCTGCAGAAATTCAGACAAGAGACGGTGGTCCCCTGGGACTAGAGCTTGGTGGTGGAGATGGGATGGCTGACAGATAGGGTTGAGAGGAATCTGGGAGGTAAAGCTGATAGGGCTTGGTGATGATGTGGATTCTgaagtgagggagagaggaggtgtGGAGAATGTGCAAGAAGCCCAGTCATAGGGTAGaaacaaagggaactatgaaAAGTCAGTCATCTTGACTCTTGCCAATACCATTTAAGTATTCCCTGCTCATGGCTGGGGGGCACGGGGTAGGGGGCAGGTAGCAGAACCGCAAAGCAAGTCATGCATTGCCCCTCAAGAGCTCACATCTTATAAGGTAGACACATCTGTACAATATGAGAAACAGGGTGAAAGAAAAAGACCATTTATGTTATAAGCCAGTAAGCTGTCTGTTAAATACTACTAGGAAGTCGGCATAGGAGGGGCCGGAGCCTGGGGAGggctgagtgagagagagagagggagccagACTATCATCGACCTGCTTTTATCCCCTCAGAGCTTGAAGGTGCCCATGTGGAAGCGCTTGCTCTCAATGTGGACGATCCTAGGGTCTGTGAGAGCCCCAAATTTGTAAAGTGTTAGAGACAAAGATGTTTTTTCTGATTTCTCAGATAGGCTGAAGCCTAGAGTGATCAACTGACCTGTCCAAAACCAGTTGGCTAGTAAATAACCTCACCAAAGCCAGAGGCTGGCTCTTCAGACCCTTGGTTCTGTGCTGCTTCCACACCCTGCCTCCTAAATCTAGAGTTGCTCACAGACCATGAGCACACATCACATTCCTAGCTGGGGTGAGGGTTATGCCTGCTTGTGCTAATAATGCAGCTTTTGTGTCCCTCCATGTCCTCTAACTGACTCCTTCTTGCAGGACACTCTTCTAGGACATTTCACATTAATCCAGTGCCAGATTCTCAGAATGTCCGAACTCTCTCATTCCCTGTTGTACCCCCGCCCCAGGCCGAAACACTTCCTCCCCTGGAGAGATGGTACCCCTAGATTTCACATGAACTACCTGTACCTCTGCCTGCCAGCTTTTTTCCTTATCTTCTGATCTGATTGTTATAcattattgctgttattatttaACATACTGATCATATTTGATTTAGAACAATGCTTGGGTAGATAAGATAAATGAAGATGGTATACTCTCATATTACCATGAAAGGGATGTAGAACCATTCCCAGCTAATGGGAATGTAATTTCCTCTCCTGTTTTCAGCTGTTGTGCTGTTCCTATACAAACTGTACCTCAGGGAAACCGAATAGTTGATTAGGGGTAGTTCTCTTTACAGAAGTATTtcagctaataaatgaagaaggaGTGACAGATTTAAAATATCATCATTTGGCAAACTGAAGTGAAATCAGGGCTTTTCGATGGTTGctaacatcacaagaaaagagacagaaatggggcttccctggtggcgcagtggttgagagtctgcctgccaatgcaggggacacgggtttgagccctggtccgggaagatcccacatgccgcagagcaactgggcccgtgagccacggctactgagcctgcgcgtctggagcctgtgctccgcaacaagacaggccgcgacagtgagagaggcccgcgcaccgcgatgaagagtggcccccgcttgccacaactagagaaagccctcgcacagaaacgaagacccagcacagccataaataaataaagcaaaactgtcaaaaaaaaaaaaagtctttattaaaaaaaaaaaaagagagagaaaaacaaaaacaaaaacaaaacaccaggtACCTCTTGATAGAAGTTACATAAGATCACTATGGAGTATTCTTGCCCCCCCTCCCACATCTGAACCTGATCATGTTTACAGATCCAACTACCAATATTAGGAAAGCAGAGGACAGAGGAGCATGTTAAAGGACCCCCATAGGATGGAATTAGCCAAATACAGACCTGTGGGAGACAGTTAAAGGACAAggttttttttcaacaaattaaatacaagaaaacgagagagagagaagagggaggattTTGTAAGCAACATATCAACCAATTGAATGTAGAGACCTTATTtggtttctaaaaaataaaaacagggaattccctggcggtccagtggttaggactcggcactttcactgcagtggcccaggttcaattcctggtcggggaactgagatcccgcaagccatgcagcaaggccaaaaaataaataagtaagtaagtaaataaataaataaataaattaaaaaaacacaagatAATTAGGGAAACGTGAACATTGACTGGAGTATTTGATGATTACAAAATCACTGTTCATTTTTGGTAGGAGCAATAACAGTACTGTGTCTACATTTTGTAGGAGCTACcttttaaagcagtggttctcaaccttgagtATGCATTataatcacctggagggcttattaaGACACATATTGCTGGACCCCACCCCTAGAGTTTCcagttcagtaggtctggggtggggacttagaatttgcatttctaacaagttcccaggtgatgatAATGCTACTGGTCTGGGCTCACATTTTAAGAATTTACAGCTCTGGAttaaccagattttttttttctgataattacCTATTAAAGAAAGCGTTTAGGTTATCAGCTGAGTTCTATCCCCCCATGAGTTACAGCACTTAGGTGGCACTCCATATAATGGAAGAGAACTAGTGTTCCAAGGCTGATGTATTAATTTAGTCTGTATTGACACAGGAAAGCTTGAAAGAAAACACCTTCAGTCCCCCACTCTTCTCTCCGGAGTATTCAACACCCAACTCCCTCCTTAACCACTTACATCTGCCATGAGGATCCAGGACCCCAGCACAGGACCCTATAAAGCTCTCGGGAACTTAGGCTACATCCCTCCATCATTTCCAAATTCAGAGTGGTTTGATGGATATAATATGGGTCCTCCAGGCCTGTGGTGTCTCAGAGACACTCTAACAAATCCCAGAGCTGGTCTGTTCCATGTTGTTGAAGAGGAGACCTGCAGAGAGATCCTGGCTCTTCCGTTAGCTCATCACGTGACCCGTAATGAGTCACATAATGAGTTGAGCATTTGAAGGCCTTAGGTTTTCAATAGGTAAAAAAAGAAGTCCCTCAATATGAGAGAAAGTGGGACACCTTCGGAAATATTAGCCACAGCTCCTTGGAAGAAAAGACACTGGCAACAATACTGTAACATTAAACTTTACAGGTATTACACTTTAGTTTAACAaaaagtgcgtgtgtgtgtgtgcatgtgtgtgtatatgtatcagatcctcacaataaccttgtGAGGTAAGTAAGGTAGGGCCTGAGAGAATGGGAAAGTCTGGCCAAATTAGGTGTCAAGGGGCCAAGACACAAACATCTCACCTTCTCAACGAAGTCGCTGTGCCTTCGAACACACTGCCTTCCCTCCATATCTTCAATTAAATAGAGGACTATGCTAGTGCATAAAATGAATGACCCTAAAAGGATCAGAGACTTGCGTTAACTTAAAACTAAAGGGCCAGTGACCCAGCAAATTACAAAACAAGGGTTACATCCTTCAGCTAAATGCCAGGAAGGATCGCTGCAATATCATTTAACATTCTCAGCAACTTTGCTTCCACAATTTTACAGTCCTCATCCAGGTTCCTCTGGGCTGTTCATCACAGGATATTTTCTATGCCTCAGATGGCAGCAAACCTCCAGGGGGAGTACCTCATACACTGCTGTACAAAGAGCTTCTAAAATTCTTCTAGTCTCCAAGTCACAAGACTGCAGACATCCTCTACGATAATTCTGCCTTGTCATGGCTGTGAGACATCTGGTGACCACATAGCACTGGATTAGGAgagtgttttctgttttattaaatcTATGTGTTCACACCCCGAATCTTCTAGTTCCAGTCTAATTTCTTGCAAGTTCTGGGCTTGTGGGGCTGCAATAATAAATTCCTTATTGAGTAATAAGGCTGATAAAAGCAACCAACCCTGTATTGAGTGTCTTTTAAAGGCCAGGCATTGTATCAAGGGCTTTGTATAAGATCTCAAATATGAATCATTAATGATGAGAATGTGACTACATTTATCTCACTTCTCTTTTAGTAACAAGGCATCAAGCATTAAACTCACATTTTTCTGTCTAAGAGTCAGTCAAAAACACTGAAGGAATGCCTTTTGTGTTTAGAACATTATTTGGACCCTGTAGGTTTATCCTCACCATTAAAGCAcggaaaaagagaaacagatcaGGGCCCGACTTGAGCCGCCAACACCCAGTTTCAGGTTTTCTCTATTTGGAGCGCTTAAAGATAATAGCAATGGAAATTTGGAAGGGAGGAGAAGAACCATTAAAGACTATTTCCTAGATCAAATGGGTGTTCTGATGGCATAAAAGGTGTGCCTTCTGTCGGAAGCTCTTGTCACATTTACTACAGTGAAACGGTTTTTCTCCTGTATGTGTTCTCTGGTGTGTGAGAAAATGGGAACGCTGATTGAAGGTTTTGCCACACTCAGGACAGCGATAGGGTCTGTCTCCTAAGTGGATTCGTTGATGGGTAATGAAGTGGGAGCTCTGATTGAAGCTCTTCCCACACTCGCCACATTTATAGGGTCTTTCTCCTGTGTGGATCCGTTGGTGCTTGATGAGGGCAGAGCTGTCGGCAAatcctttcccacagctgtcacACTGAAAAGGCCTCTCACCTGTGTGTGTCCTCTGGTGCGTGACCAGATGCGAGCTCTGACTGAAACTTTTGTAGCAGTAAGGACAACTGAACGGCCTTTCTCCTGAGTGAGTGCTCATGTGAGCCACAAAATGGGAACTATCTCTAAAGCCCTTCCCACACTCCGGGCACTTAAAGGGCCGTTCTCCTGTGTGGGTTCGCTGGTGCTTAATTAAATCCGAGCTCTGGCTGAAACTCTCCCCACAGTCATTACACCTGTAAGGCTTCACTCCCGTGTGGGTCCTCTGGTGGGTGATGAAATTGGAGCTGCGACTAAAGCTTTTATGACACTCGAGGCATGTGTAGGGCTTCTCTCCTGTGTGGGTTCTTTGGTGCATTATGAGGTGTGGTTTCCGTCCAAAAGTCTTCCCACACTCTGGGCACTCATGGGGTCTCTCACCTGTGTGGGTTCTCTGATGTTTGATGAGGGTTGAGCTGTCGCTGAATTTTTTCTCACATCCATGGCATTGGTAGGgtttctcccctgtgtgtgtTCTGCGGTGGGTGACAAGGTCTGAACTCTGTTTGAAGCCTTTCCCACATTCCATGCATTTATAAGGCCTCTCACCGGTATGGGTTCTTAGGTGTCTTATGAGATAGGAACTCTGGTTAAAGCTTTTTCCACATTCTGCACACACTGGCTTCTTTCCTATATATCCTTCCAGCAGCTTGTTTAATTCCTTCTCCTGTGAAAAGGGCTCCTGCTCGCCCTCTCCTAGAAGGGTTCCATGCTGCCCTTCTAATTCAAGACCCCTAGCCCAGTTTCCTCCCCAACGAGGAGTATGAGAAGTATCTTTCTTGGCCCTTTCTGAGGATGTTCCACATTGTTCTGCTGTTTCAGAAATGTCCTGATTGAGTTTTACCACCTGATtcttaaaatctgaaaaattaacAGAAGTTAACAGAGAATAAAGTTATCACTTATCAGGAAAGATCAtcagaaagcagaaagaaagattaaaattagtgtttttgcAACAGACCACATTTAGTTTGACTACTCTCGTTTTCACTTTGTGAAAAGTTTATTGAAGATCATTGAGCTTACAGAAAATATGAATTCTTAAgccctttttattttaagatggtAGGTGAATCTTGAGGGGACCTTCATATCAAGAGTACACCACATATTGTCAAAATTGGGCAACTCCTTTCAAAGATGTTAGAGTCTAGACAAAAGTGAAATGTTTACTTAAAATGaagactttagggcttccctggtggcgcagtggttgagagtccgcctgccgatgcaggggacacgggttcgtgccccagtccgggaagatcccacatgccgcggagcggctggacccgtgagctatggccgctgagcctgcgcgtccggagactgtgctcagcaacgggagaggccacaacagtgagaggcccgcgtaccacaacaacaaaaaaaaaaaaaaaaaaaaaaatgaagactttaTCTGGTCAATGACTGATTGCCCAGGAAGTCAAATTTAACCTTCTAATAGTAAGAACAAAAGTCTAGGGCAGCATTCCAGACTCCTCATTTAAACAAGGGCTGAAATGCTAGATTTCTGCCCACCGGGTAACACATCTCACCTGTGTGACTTTCCCTCAGGATCTTCCTCGCCTCAAAATTTTGGAGTGGTAAGACCCATGGCTCTTCCTTCTGCTCTAGCTGGGAGATTGCACTTGGTCTAGAAATCCTGTAAGGAAGGTGAACACAGGATGTTAATGTAAGCCATCACACAAGGCCTGAGCAAAATGCAATCCCCCCTTCTTCCCTAGGTGGAGGAGAACACCTCAGGAAACTCTAATGTGTGTTAAGTCTCATTAAAAGGGCAGCCATGATGAAGTGATAAAAAAGGGTGCTCTCCCCAAGAGGCTGAGAAAAAGCTCTTTTCCTCCCATTGAAAAAAACAATCAGACTTGGGTGATAGAAACTCTAGAATAAGCACAATAACTCATCTCTCAAGGCACAAGGCTAAACCCATGTGGAGATATAATTTTATCAAAACAAAGCTGCCATGACCTCCCCCTTAGAAAGAATCAAGGAAGTTAACTATAACTATAATGtttactttctatttatttatttatttatttatttatttttttgctgcattgggtcttttttgctgtgtgcaggctttctctagctgtggtgcacaggcttctcattgtggtagcttctcttgttgtggagcacgggctctaggcatgtgggcttcagtagttgtggcttgtgggctctagagaacaggctcagtagttgtggcgcacgggcttagttgctccgccgcatgtgggatcctcccaaactggggcatgaacctgtgtcccctgcattggcaggcggattcttaaccactgcaccaccaggtaagccccatgtttactttttaaattttcccaGAAGGGCAGCAGTCGGTATTgccatgagaaaaagaaaaacacttgtaagaaaagaacaaaacaaaaacaaaaaaatggacaaagaacatGAATAGgcaattcagaaaagaaaaaaatacaagcagCTTATAAATATATGGAGAACTTTTAACCTCAACATTAaccaaagaaattcaaattaaatcaATGATACACTTAGGCAATATAGTGTAGAGGTAAAGAGTGCAAACTCAAGAGTCATATTGCCTGAATTTGAATCCTAACTctgcctcttactagctgtgtaacctcaggaaattacttaaactctctgtgtctcagtgtcTTCATTTATAAATTAGGGATAATGATAAAACCCACCATACAgagttgtcatgaggattaagtgattaagtcctcagtaaatgttagctatcacTATTATTTTACCCAGACTCTTAGATTATGATACCTACCATGACAGAATATGAAGAAATGGACACTTTCATACAATGCTAACAGAAATAAATAGCTTGATTCAATCTTTTTGGAAGGCATTTTGCAAAAACACCAAATACCTTAGAAATCTATTCTCAAACCCAGCAATTCTAATTCTGGGAATCCTAAGGAAacgaaaaaaaagtaaaaccaaaaaaaaaaaaaagaaaaagaaagaaagttgtgCAAAAGATATATTAGCTAATTATTAActaattacacttcaataaacaATACTTTCAAAAAGACAATTAGCTAAGAGATCATCATCACAATATAGGTGAAAAtttgaaataacctaaatgtccctcaacGAAGAAATAATTACATTTGATTGAGCCATATGAAATTGTCAGTTTATAGGTAAAAAGTGGTCAAAAAATGGTCACATATATGGTTCAATTTAATGTAATTGCTGTATTCCATAAAGCAAAATACTAAGTGGTTATTTTAAGTAATGTACAGATATTTATTGTTGTCAAAATATATTCACAATACAATGTGTAAGAAAGTAAGATTTACAACTGAATATTCAGTATGatcccaatttttttcttttcttttcttttttttaattgtatatatgCTTAGGAAAATGGCTGGAAGGATCGTAACTCTTCAGCAGTGGGATGGatgacttttgttttcattttgcttgccttttttttctgAGTACGTATCATTTGCGTATTAGATATGAAGTAAAGCAGGGAGAAGGCATTGCCatggtatttttttccccttttgttttttttttggccacacagtgcagcgtgcaggatcttagttccctgaccagggattgaaccggcgccccctgcagtgggagtgtggagtcttatccactggacggccagggaagtcctgccacaGTATTTTAGAAAGAGCActggaggggtttttttttttttttttttttttttttttaagtgacaggAAAAAAACCATGGGGAGAGCTCTCCCTTTTCCACGAAGACCTGGGTTGAACTCTCACCTCTGCCACTTAACTTTGAGTCTCAGGGTCCTGAGCTGGAAGAGGGGGATGAAAATACATCAAAGAGTTATGGTGAGATATCAGTAAGacaataaatatcaaataaatttgCAAACTACTAAGTGCCATAAAAATGGAAGTCATTCTTTTTCTGCCAGGGAGGTAACAATTACTCTCACAGAGATCTGAAGCTCTAAGAGACCAACAACCCTAGAGACCACTCAGATCTGGGCCCTCTCAAAATATCTAAGATAAAGGAGAGTAGCATCCTTACCCTTTGAGAGCCCATTCTTCTAACTGTGCTGGGTGGTATCCCTGAAGAGGACTCTCTAAGCAGTGTCCAGGTAATCCACTCATCCCTGAAGTCCCCAGCCACATCATCAGTTCCTATAGCAAGAGACCTCAGTATGCATTAAGAGCTCTTTAGATATTCTCACCATTGTCTCAAAACCAAAAGACAGCCACTATGGCCCCAACATACCTAAACAAAACCCCGCTGACTGGAATAGCTCTGAGGTAAATGCTGTCAACCACAGAAGGGATGCTTTTCTTATTCTGTTTTAACATAATCTTTCCTTTGGCCAACTTTCTCATCACAAAATGAGGCCTGGGCCTCCCAAAAACATCTGCAGAACACTCAGTCTTTTGGAGAcattaactttttgaggaacaaaTTGTCCATGATGGACAAGATAAACAGAGGAGAGAGTGCACAGGTATAACCTGATTTCTGGAAAGCTTTGGATTCTCTCCAACTACATTTTCCTCGGCTAGGTAGGAAATTGCAGACTTCATTAGACTCATATTAGTTATGAGAATAGCTGActtttcctggcttgtagatttaGTGTCAACTTCAAGGGACAAACTATGCAGAAGCCCAAAAGGAACTGCCCTAGGTATCATTCTATTTCAAGGTTTAATGCAATCAGAAATGGGACTTAAAAAgacatggattttaaaaaaacaacatggATAAGCTGTAAAATTAAGTGAAATTCAATGGCGATAAGCACAAAACAAAATGCTTGGGGGCTAAAAACAATCATTAACacattaataaaattaacatcACTATCATGAAAAAATTATTTCGGGGGAGATGGTCAGGTTACTGGATGGATCAGTAATTTATTCAGTAATTAATATTCTGTTAGGCATTAGGAGTCACAAAGTAATATAGgataatgtttgtttttttgtttgttttccccctTAACGAGTTTCCACTAAAAACAAATATAGTCAGCCAGCTGATTGAACAGATGAACCTCCTACAAAGAATTCTGCATTTCAGTGGAGGATGGATCAGACCGGGGTGAGGAACTTTTActctttcacatcttttttttttgcgatacgcgggcctctcactgttgtggcctctcccgctgcggacaCGCAGgctgcgggcccagccgctccgcggcatgtgggatcttcccagaccggggcacgaacccatgttccctgcatcggcaggcggacttgcaaccactgcgccaccagggaagccctctttcacaTCTTTTGTCTCACCAATCAGAGCACCTGTGCACTACTAGAATACACACACTTTTCCTGGAAACATTTATGCATTTACACATATTGCTATTGGTCACTTATAAAGTACTGCGTTTTTAGGAGCCTAAAAGCCGTGGGAATACATTTCATCTCTCTGGTTTAAAACcttaacaaacaaaaataatgtcATTAGGAAGTGAAAACTGTAATGAGTTTTgagcatacattttatttctccattcattACAAAACCCAACAGCAGGGCCCACCTGCAGGAGACAGCGGGATGGAGAGTTCTTAGCCAAGGTTAGAGAAACCCTCTTTCCCACCCGGTCTCCTGCCCCCCGTACAGGAGACCTCAAAGGCCCTAGACCGTTGAGGTGCCGTGACTAAGTGCCATTGTGAGAAGCACTAGTTTGTTCACCGGGTTTATTAATAGGAACATGACCTCACGGGTAGGGCCGACACCCATTCTCCTCCCTCGCGGTGCTGTAGGCCCTAATCTAGGTGCAGCGGTCAAAGGGTCGCAAAGCTAAACTGAAACCAGAGGACCACCACCGAGGAGCAAAAAAATTAAGAGGATGAGCTATCCCGACACTGGCAGAGAAAAGCGCAGCtacctctccccactcctcagcAAGACCCGCGGGCTCGGACAGGCGAGCGCGGGGACCCGGCAGAGACAACGTCGGGGCGGCGGGCAAGCCCCATCCACGCCCCTCGGCAGAGCCCGGGCTGCAGCCGCAGTCTCCTTCCCCGGATCACTCACCGCCCCGGGGCCCAGACCGGGATGGAGCACGAAGTGAGAGTCCTCCACCGCCGAGCCGCACCCGGCCCGCAACGCCGTGGCAGTCCCACCCAGAACCCGACTGGGATTCGTGACAGTGCTGTGGGAACACAGGTGGGACTCTGGACAAGACAGCGAGCAGCCGGAAAATGCCGCCCCCGTTCTCTTGCCATTGGCTTCTCAGTTTCTGGGACAAGAAGTCTCCCCCGTCCATAGGCTGATAGAGCTTTCAATCACCGCAGAGCCTTTTGGGAAATGTAGTCCTGAGCAAGACCTCAAAGGACTGGGAGTCCCGGGACGCCCAGTTCCGAGCGGTGACAAGGGCTAAACCCAGTTCACCCGAGCTACCCGACCGCTGGAACCGCCTCTTCAGAGCTGAGAAGAGGATCCAAAGACTGTACACCCAAAGATGGATCTGCAGATGCGAACCTCCGGGCCTCACCTTACTAGCGCCGAGCAGCCTTTACCAACCACAGCATCTCCCGCGCTCTGGCACCTTCCAGAGCGTGGAGCAGCTCAGCGCTATAACCTTGCGGTGCAGCCGCCTCTGCTGGGTCCCCCGCCTTACCCC
This sequence is a window from Mesoplodon densirostris isolate mMesDen1 chromosome 4, mMesDen1 primary haplotype, whole genome shotgun sequence. Protein-coding genes within it:
- the ZNF774 gene encoding zinc finger protein 774, which encodes MMWLGTSGMSGLPGHCLESPLQGYHPAQLEEWALKGISRPSAISQLEQKEEPWVLPLQNFEARKILRESHTDFKNQVVKLNQDISETAEQCGTSSERAKKDTSHTPRWGGNWARGLELEGQHGTLLGEGEQEPFSQEKELNKLLEGYIGKKPVCAECGKSFNQSSYLIRHLRTHTGERPYKCMECGKGFKQSSDLVTHRRTHTGEKPYQCHGCEKKFSDSSTLIKHQRTHTGERPHECPECGKTFGRKPHLIMHQRTHTGEKPYTCLECHKSFSRSSNFITHQRTHTGVKPYRCNDCGESFSQSSDLIKHQRTHTGERPFKCPECGKGFRDSSHFVAHMSTHSGERPFSCPYCYKSFSQSSHLVTHQRTHTGERPFQCDSCGKGFADSSALIKHQRIHTGERPYKCGECGKSFNQSSHFITHQRIHLGDRPYRCPECGKTFNQRSHFLTHQRTHTGEKPFHCSKCDKSFRQKAHLLCHQNTHLI